One segment of Spiroplasma kunkelii CR2-3x DNA contains the following:
- a CDS encoding lipoprotein: protein MKKWLSIIGAIGLTATSTTTLISCNKEKNNENGASNNQ, encoded by the coding sequence ATGAAAAAATGACTTAGCATAATAGGAGCGATCGGATTAACAGCAACAAGCACAACAACATTAATCAGTTGTAATAAAGAAAAAAATAATGAAAACGGGGCAAGTAATAATCAATAA
- the tsaD gene encoding tRNA (adenosine(37)-N6)-threonylcarbamoyltransferase complex transferase subunit TsaD, which translates to MVILAIETSCDETSIAIFKNRKILANIISSQIKEHTKYGGVVLELASRLHLKNFSYVLLEALQKANIHITELQYIAYTAKPGLIGALHIGKTIAETLSNYLEIPILPLNHLYGHIYASAIDNDFLFPLLAVLVSGGHTQLILMKKHLNFKILGSTLDDAIGECYDKVARMLDLGYPGGPVIDKLAATGTTTQYNLPLPLNDQSYNFSFSGLKSAVANLIAKEQRNTKINLSNFCATFQKTCVDIIMRKTILAIQNFQPQMVTLVGGVSANSALRAAILNLATPNLKIVIPKLEYCTDNAAMIARLAAQELLENNIKGD; encoded by the coding sequence ATGGTAATTCTTGCAATTGAGACAAGCTGTGACGAAACTAGTATTGCTATTTTTAAGAATCGAAAAATTTTAGCAAATATTATTTCATCACAAATTAAGGAACATACAAAATACGGTGGAGTTGTGCTAGAACTTGCTTCGCGGTTACATTTAAAAAACTTTTCTTATGTTCTACTTGAAGCTTTGCAAAAAGCTAATATTCATATAACAGAATTACAATACATTGCATACACAGCAAAACCTGGTTTAATTGGAGCACTACATATTGGAAAAACAATAGCAGAAACATTGTCTAATTATTTAGAAATTCCAATTTTACCTTTAAACCATTTATATGGTCATATCTATGCTAGTGCAATCGATAATGATTTTTTATTTCCTCTTTTAGCAGTGCTAGTTAGTGGTGGCCACACTCAGTTAATATTAATGAAAAAACATTTGAATTTTAAAATTTTAGGTTCAACATTGGATGATGCAATTGGTGAATGTTATGATAAGGTTGCTCGAATGCTGGACTTAGGGTATCCGGGTGGACCTGTTATTGATAAGCTTGCAGCGACAGGAACAACAACACAATATAATTTACCACTACCATTAAATGATCAAAGTTATAATTTTTCTTTTAGCGGATTAAAATCAGCTGTAGCTAATTTAATTGCAAAAGAACAACGTAATACTAAAATTAACTTGTCTAATTTTTGTGCGACATTTCAAAAAACATGTGTTGATATTATTATGCGAAAAACAATATTAGCAATTCAAAATTTTCAGCCGCAAATGGTTACGTTAGTCGGTGGAGTTTCAGCTAATAGCGCATTACGAGCAGCAATTTTAAATTTAGCAACACCAAATTTAAAAATAGTTATTCCAAAATTAGAATATTGTACTGATAATGCTGCAATGATTGCTCGCTTAGCAGCACAAGAACTACTGGAAAATAATATAAAAGGAGATTAG
- a CDS encoding KH domain-containing protein, translating to MYITELKNLINPLICQNDNELYYEIRQMPSTNVGEINLLVMCNEEVLGYVVGKAGIIANSLRTLLNIRAHVDKNKVNIKFEVL from the coding sequence ATGTATATTACTGAACTTAAAAATTTAATTAATCCGTTAATTTGTCAAAATGATAATGAATTATATTATGAAATTCGTCAAATGCCATCGACAAATGTAGGAGAAATTAATTTATTAGTAATGTGTAATGAAGAAGTGTTAGGATATGTTGTTGGTAAAGCAGGAATAATTGCTAATAGCTTAAGAACTTTATTAAATATTAGAGCACATGTTGATAAAAATAAAGTTAATATTAAGTTTGAGGTTTTATAG
- the ylqF gene encoding ribosome biogenesis GTPase YlqF, with translation MTTNIHWFPGHMAKAIKQIDEQSKLIDLIIEIVDSRIPFSSSNPLVDNLRGLKPKLIILNKKDLADPVAIKAWFKYYQSQQIAVLPLDSKHGNITKLIIEKIYFVLAGKIERNQNRGIKSPKLKVMVIGIPNVGKSTFINALIKRNSTRVGNKPGVTKGQQWLKLNHQIDLVDTPGILWPKINDPQVAINLAFIRSIKEDILPKEEICLAAIKWMHKYYFSLLVKQYHLLPSDNFDVTDEQKLFELLLVMQKNRFHKVDEDNVNNIVTDFLNNLWNNKFGLMSFEFPPGKRTINYE, from the coding sequence ATGACAACAAATATTCATTGGTTTCCTGGCCATATGGCAAAGGCAATTAAACAAATTGATGAGCAAAGTAAATTAATTGATTTGATAATTGAAATTGTTGATAGTCGAATTCCGTTTTCCTCTTCAAACCCATTGGTTGATAACTTACGTGGTTTAAAACCAAAGTTAATTATTTTAAATAAAAAAGATTTAGCGGACCCAGTTGCCATCAAGGCATGATTTAAATATTACCAATCGCAACAGATTGCTGTTTTACCATTGGATAGTAAGCATGGCAATATTACAAAATTAATTATTGAAAAAATTTATTTTGTTTTAGCTGGTAAAATTGAACGTAATCAAAATAGAGGAATTAAATCACCAAAACTAAAAGTAATGGTAATTGGTATTCCTAATGTTGGAAAATCTACTTTTATTAATGCTTTAATAAAACGAAATTCAACTCGAGTTGGCAATAAACCAGGTGTAACAAAAGGCCAACAATGATTAAAATTAAATCATCAAATTGATTTAGTTGATACTCCGGGAATTTTATGGCCTAAAATTAATGACCCACAAGTAGCAATAAATTTAGCTTTTATACGGTCAATCAAAGAAGATATTTTACCAAAAGAAGAAATTTGCTTAGCTGCAATAAAATGAATGCATAAATATTATTTTTCTTTGTTAGTGAAGCAATATCATCTTTTACCAAGTGATAATTTTGATGTAACAGATGAACAAAAACTTTTTGAATTATTATTAGTAATGCAAAAAAATCGTTTTCATAAAGTTGATGAAGATAATGTTAATAATATTGTTACTGATTTTTTAAATAATTTATGAAATAATAAGTTTGGTTTAATGTCTTTTGAGTTTCCACCTGGAAAACGAACAATTAATTATGAATAA
- the asnS gene encoding asparagine--tRNA ligase — protein MTTVLELYQDQVKDQSEVTILGWVRSNRSSGKLGFLVMNDGTFFNNVQIVYKAEKLANFLAISSLRISSAIKVVGKFCVTPSAKQTFEIQASVIEILDDASEDYPLQKKEHSYEYLREIPHLRAKTNTFNAVFRIRSSSSFAIHEFFNKNNFIYVHTPIITGNDAEGAGESFIVTTRTDNNYNEDFFGKKASLTVSGQLHAEGFAQAFRNVYTFGPTFRAENSNTTRHAAEFWMIEPEISFIDLEENMTLIEKMIKHIIIYLFINNHYELDFLNNNVDDKLLERLKSVLNDEFAHLSYTKAIEILQKAVTKGQKFENPDIFWGMDLQTEHERYLCEIETKKPTFLFNYPKEIKAFYMKINDDNKTVAACDLLVPGIGELVGGSVRENDYDKIFSRCNELKIPTTDLQWYIDLRKYGYYKSAGFGLGFERFIMYVTGMTNIRDVIPFPRTPRNLLF, from the coding sequence ATGACAACAGTTTTAGAACTATATCAAGATCAAGTTAAAGATCAAAGTGAAGTTACAATTTTGGGGTGAGTTCGTTCTAATCGCAGTAGTGGTAAATTAGGTTTTTTAGTTATGAATGATGGAACATTTTTTAATAATGTGCAAATTGTTTATAAAGCGGAGAAACTTGCTAATTTTTTAGCAATTAGTAGTTTACGAATTTCATCAGCAATTAAAGTAGTTGGAAAGTTTTGTGTAACACCATCTGCCAAACAAACATTTGAAATTCAAGCATCCGTAATTGAAATTCTTGACGATGCAAGTGAAGATTATCCATTACAAAAAAAAGAGCATTCTTATGAATATTTACGTGAAATTCCTCATTTACGTGCAAAAACAAATACTTTTAATGCGGTGTTCCGAATTCGTAGTAGTAGTTCTTTTGCAATTCATGAATTTTTTAATAAAAACAATTTTATTTATGTTCATACACCAATCATTACCGGAAATGATGCTGAAGGTGCTGGCGAATCATTTATTGTAACAACAAGAACTGATAATAATTATAATGAAGATTTTTTTGGGAAAAAAGCTAGTTTAACTGTTTCGGGTCAACTTCATGCTGAAGGATTTGCACAAGCTTTTCGAAATGTTTATACTTTTGGTCCAACATTTCGTGCTGAAAATTCTAATACAACAAGACATGCTGCTGAATTTTGAATGATTGAGCCTGAAATTTCTTTTATTGACCTTGAAGAAAATATGACATTAATTGAAAAAATGATTAAGCATATTATTATTTATTTATTTATTAACAACCATTATGAACTTGACTTTTTAAATAATAATGTTGATGATAAATTATTGGAAAGATTAAAAAGTGTTTTAAATGATGAATTTGCTCATTTATCATATACAAAAGCAATTGAAATTTTGCAGAAAGCTGTTACAAAAGGTCAAAAATTTGAAAATCCAGATATTTTTTGAGGAATGGATTTACAAACTGAGCACGAAAGATATTTGTGTGAAATAGAAACAAAAAAACCAACCTTTTTATTTAATTATCCGAAAGAAATTAAAGCATTTTATATGAAAATTAATGATGACAATAAAACAGTTGCTGCGTGTGATTTACTAGTACCAGGAATTGGAGAATTAGTTGGTGGTAGTGTTCGTGAAAATGATTATGATAAAATTTTTAGTCGTTGTAATGAACTAAAAATTCCAACGACAGATTTACAATGATATATTGATTTACGAAAATATGGTTATTATAAAAGTGCAGGTTTTGGCTTAGGGTTTGAACGTTTTATCATGTATGTGACAGGAATGACAAATATTCGTGATGTGATTCCCTTTCCACGTACGCCACGAAACTTATTATTTTAA
- the rplS gene encoding 50S ribosomal protein L19, giving the protein MKMNLTEEITKDQLRSDLPQFSSGDTIKVHYKIKEGNKFRIQAFEGVVIKLQGSGIVESVTICKISNGTGVERKFPLHSPLIDKIEIVKYGRVRRARIYYMRNRTGKAARIKEIIKTK; this is encoded by the coding sequence ATGAAGATGAATTTAACAGAAGAAATTACAAAAGATCAACTTCGTAGTGATTTGCCACAATTTTCTTCAGGAGATACAATTAAAGTACATTATAAAATCAAGGAAGGAAATAAGTTTAGAATTCAAGCTTTTGAAGGAGTAGTAATTAAGTTACAAGGTAGCGGAATTGTAGAATCAGTTACAATTTGTAAAATTAGTAATGGAACTGGCGTTGAAAGAAAATTCCCCTTACATTCGCCATTAATTGATAAGATTGAAATTGTAAAATATGGACGAGTTCGTCGTGCTAGAATTTATTACATGCGTAATCGAACTGGTAAAGCTGCTCGAATTAAAGAGATTATTAAAACAAAATAA
- a CDS encoding P-loop NTPase family protein, with translation MCDKKFSIPKKFIKNNKRVYKLAETADVIIEVVDARIAHSGANLLNYVKLNDVKRIILFSNTQKSDVEQTKKWMEYYHSKEIYCQMLLCHEEKTSKEYQRCLANFKKLLKKYANKKILFISLPYSNK, from the coding sequence ATGTGTGATAAGAAATTTTCAATTCCCAAAAAATTTATTAAAAATAATAAGAGGGTTTATAAACTTGCTGAAACAGCTGATGTTATTATTGAAGTAGTTGATGCAAGAATTGCACATTCTGGTGCTAATCTTTTAAATTATGTGAAATTAAATGATGTGAAAAGAATAATTTTATTTTCAAATACACAAAAATCTGATGTTGAGCAAACAAAAAAATGAATGGAATATTATCATAGCAAAGAAATTTATTGTCAAATGTTATTATGTCATGAAGAGAAAACTAGTAAAGAATATCAGCGGTGTTTAGCCAATTTTAAGAAACTTTTAAAAAAGTATGCTAATAAGAAGATATTATTTATTAGTTTACCATATAGTAATAAATAA
- the trmD gene encoding tRNA (guanosine(37)-N1)-methyltransferase TrmD produces MKKFTVLTLFPEMFNNFMTTSIIKKALYEKLIAIKIINIRDYSIGKHYQVDDYQYGGGEGMVLMIEPLVAAIKAQQTRDSVTILLTPQGKQYVQEQVQQFAANDNDLILVCGHYEGFDERILYYIDYELSIGDYILTGGELASMVVIDSVTRLCENVINTQSHLNDSFSKNLLDYPVYTKPVEYGGHYVPEVLLSGHHQKIAQWREYEALKKTWLKRPYLLEKKILTTEQQIFLEKIKNEKSFNDRRKEKNSYEDEFNRRNYKRSTS; encoded by the coding sequence ATGAAAAAATTTACAGTATTAACTTTATTTCCAGAAATGTTTAATAATTTTATGACAACATCAATTATTAAAAAAGCACTTTATGAAAAATTAATTGCAATTAAAATTATTAATATTCGTGATTATAGCATTGGCAAACATTATCAAGTTGATGATTACCAATATGGTGGTGGTGAAGGAATGGTTTTAATGATTGAACCATTAGTAGCGGCGATTAAAGCTCAACAAACAAGAGACAGTGTAACAATTTTGTTAACACCACAAGGTAAGCAATATGTGCAAGAACAAGTGCAACAATTTGCAGCGAATGATAATGATTTAATTTTAGTTTGTGGGCATTATGAAGGGTTTGATGAAAGAATTTTATATTATATTGATTATGAATTATCAATTGGTGATTATATTTTAACTGGCGGTGAATTAGCTAGTATGGTTGTAATTGATAGTGTTACTCGTTTATGTGAAAATGTAATTAATACACAATCACATCTCAATGATTCTTTTTCTAAGAATCTATTAGATTATCCTGTTTATACAAAACCAGTTGAATATGGTGGCCATTATGTTCCTGAAGTTTTATTAAGTGGTCATCATCAGAAAATTGCCCAATGACGAGAATATGAAGCATTAAAAAAAACTTGATTAAAACGTCCCTACCTTTTAGAAAAAAAAATTTTAACCACAGAACAACAAATATTTTTAGAAAAAATTAAAAACGAAAAAAGTTTTAACGACCGTAGAAAGGAAAAAAACAGTTATGAAGATGAATTTAACAGAAGAAATTACAAAAGATCAACTTCGTAG
- a CDS encoding HPr family phosphocarrier protein, whose amino-acid sequence MASFKAVIADPVGMHARPAALIVGEAGKYQSDITIFSGGKNGNLKSIMTIIALGIHQGAEVKIVASGSDEDAAIAGIEKVMKDNKVI is encoded by the coding sequence ATGGCATCATTTAAAGCTGTTATCGCTGATCCTGTTGGAATGCATGCACGCCCAGCGGCATTAATTGTGGGAGAAGCAGGAAAATACCAATCAGATATTACTATTTTCTCAGGAGGAAAAAATGGTAACTTAAAATCAATCATGACTATTATTGCATTGGGAATTCATCAAGGTGCAGAAGTAAAAATTGTTGCAAGTGGTTCTGATGAAGACGCTGCAATTGCAGGGATTGAAAAAGTAATGAAGGATAACAAGGTTATTTAG
- a CDS encoding MurR/RpiR family transcriptional regulator, with the protein MASFLSKLETFDSKNFTKKENEIIKYIKENMKEVTTKNIEVLAQQVNTGYSAIYGLLRKMQINGYRDFLIAIAADIEIKSLDFENMESLMKKTYFDILNQNDTMIDNEKVNQTINAIKGAYRIFVIGMGSTNALSQTLALELYRFGFNAFNLNENEEDLMVRSRIMNKNDLILAYSLFGDNESVNKALTIAKEKGVTIVVISGKDMSKAVKLANLSHIISTPNQRVNDHKIYVNKLLPWMYFTDDLINKVWSSDIVDKDFVMSQQDNRWDY; encoded by the coding sequence ATGGCATCATTTTTATCAAAATTAGAAACATTCGATTCAAAGAATTTTACTAAAAAAGAAAATGAAATTATTAAATATATTAAAGAAAATATGAAGGAAGTAACAACAAAGAATATTGAAGTTTTAGCGCAACAAGTAAATACTGGTTATAGTGCAATATATGGTTTGTTACGAAAAATGCAGATTAATGGTTATCGAGACTTTTTAATTGCGATTGCTGCTGATATTGAAATTAAATCATTAGATTTTGAAAATATGGAGAGTTTAATGAAGAAAACATATTTTGATATTTTGAATCAAAATGATACGATGATTGATAATGAGAAGGTTAATCAAACAATTAATGCAATTAAAGGAGCATATCGAATTTTTGTAATTGGTATGGGTTCAACAAATGCATTGTCACAAACATTAGCGCTAGAATTATATCGTTTTGGTTTTAATGCTTTTAATCTAAATGAAAATGAAGAAGACTTAATGGTTCGTTCTAGGATTATGAATAAAAATGATTTAATTCTAGCTTATTCATTATTTGGTGATAATGAATCAGTTAACAAAGCATTAACAATTGCAAAAGAAAAAGGAGTAACGATTGTAGTAATTTCCGGGAAAGATATGTCAAAAGCAGTTAAATTAGCAAATTTGTCGCATATTATTTCAACCCCAAATCAACGAGTAAATGATCATAAAATTTATGTTAATAAATTATTACCTTGAATGTATTTTACTGATGATTTAATTAATAAAGTCTGGTCATCAGATATTGTTGATAAAGATTTTGTAATGTCTCAACAAGATAATCGTTGAGATTATTAA
- a CDS encoding SIS domain-containing protein produces MKGIYLAGLGISSLAVKELATRLFGFGFTCSLLVENENNIITRASLIQPDDLLICVSLEGKTMAVIAAAKEVPKRHTVIEVQQINSERSLFVALRLQYAYYSRC; encoded by the coding sequence GTGAAAGGAATTTATTTAGCAGGTTTAGGAATTTCATCTTTAGCAGTAAAAGAACTAGCTACCCGTTTATTTGGTTTTGGCTTTACTTGTAGTTTGTTGGTAGAAAATGAAAATAATATTATTACTCGTGCCAGTTTAATTCAACCAGATGATTTATTAATCTGTGTAAGTTTAGAAGGAAAAACAATGGCTGTAATAGCAGCAGCTAAGGAAGTCCCCAAAAGGCATACTGTAATCGAAGTGCAACAAATAAACTCAGAAAGGAGTTTATTTGTTGCACTTCGATTACAGTATGCCTACTATTCTCGGTGTTAA
- a CDS encoding spiroplasma phage ORF1-like family protein, with amino-acid sequence MKINCFNKSRKTIRKKEDKWYFLIYSAWNLQTLSAYKTVLKINSKWDVLNLAGNKKFDNYNFYLKRVEVIYQWNGDGEPEIPTINKNTGEITDWKEQKGTE; translated from the coding sequence TTGAAAATTAATTGCTTTAACAAATCGCGGAAGACAATTAGAAAAAAAGAAGATAAATGATATTTTTTAATATATTCTGCTTGAAATTTACAAACTCTCTCTGCCTATAAAACTGTTTTAAAAATTAATTCCAAATGAGACGTTCTAAATTTAGCTGGTAATAAAAAATTTGATAATTATAATTTTTATCTTAAACGTGTTGAAGTAATTTATCAATGAAATGGTGATGGTGAACCAGAAATCCCAACCATTAACAAAAACACTGGTGAAATTACTGACTGAAAAGAACAAAAAGGAACTGAATAA
- a CDS encoding helix-turn-helix transcriptional regulator, producing MNEVIKQLQIHKGLTQCELAKMSGLQQSTICRIEKDCSKTSWNKILKLLVALKLVLKNLLTNYIHTMNTKYMNFYH from the coding sequence ATGAACGAAGTTATTAAACAATTACAAATTCATAAAGGATTAACTCAATGTGAATTAGCCAAAATGTCAGGGTTACAACAATCGACTATTTGTCGAATTGAAAAAGATTGTTCAAAAACAAGTTGAAATAAAATTTTAAAATTACTTGTTGCACTAAAATTAGTGTTAAAAAATTTATTGACAAATTATATACATACAATGAATACAAAGTATATGAATTTTTATCATTAA
- a CDS encoding ribosome maturation factor RimM, whose amino-acid sequence METLLKIFKLKKPHAIKGELKATLLIKIKNINKLLNKLMFIQVQMMYMPVTLIKITATKQDYILKFKEFTNINEVIAFKECYLFAQKADLNYIEIINQENLINFTVFHNQKKIGILVNQFETKAHIVFEIKTTDGTLMMIPNVDVYVEQVDLQQQEIILKKVI is encoded by the coding sequence ATGGAAACTTTGTTAAAAATTTTTAAACTTAAAAAGCCCCATGCAATTAAAGGTGAACTTAAAGCAACTTTATTAATAAAAATTAAAAATATAAATAAATTACTTAATAAATTAATGTTTATTCAAGTTCAAATGATGTATATGCCAGTAACATTAATTAAAATTACTGCTACTAAGCAAGATTATATTTTAAAATTTAAAGAGTTTACTAATATTAATGAGGTAATAGCTTTTAAAGAATGCTATTTATTTGCTCAAAAAGCAGATTTGAATTATATAGAAATTATTAATCAGGAAAATTTAATTAATTTTACAGTCTTTCATAATCAAAAAAAAATTGGGATTTTAGTAAATCAATTTGAAACCAAGGCACATATTGTTTTTGAAATTAAAACAACAGATGGTACATTAATGATGATTCCAAATGTTGATGTATATGTTGAACAAGTTGATCTGCAACAACAAGAAATTATTTTAAAAAAGGTGATTTAA
- a CDS encoding MurR/RpiR family transcriptional regulator: MDNISIILKLSMIQGTCTKKEIKIANYIRENIHNIRNLKIEDLSKAIGNGYSPIYSLIKKLGFIGYRDFIIALVVEQERLETNNLYLDETESIFLYYQDML; this comes from the coding sequence ATGGATAATATCTCAATTATCTTAAAATTATCAATGATTCAAGGAACTTGCACAAAAAAAGAAATTAAAATTGCAAACTATATTCGTGAAAATATTCATAATATTCGAAATCTTAAAATTGAAGATTTATCAAAAGCGATTGGAAACGGTTATTCACCAATTTATTCTTTAATTAAAAAGTTAGGATTTATTGGTTATCGTGATTTTATTATTGCATTAGTTGTAGAACAAGAACGTTTAGAAACCAATAATTTGTATTTAGATGAAACAGAAAGTATTTTTTTATATTATCAAGATATGCTATAG
- the rpsP gene encoding 30S ribosomal protein S16 — MVKLRLKRIGKKKAAFYRIVATDARVKRDGEYIELIGTYNPINGYVKINYDLAYKWLLTGAQPTDTVRNLLSKEGLMNKLHNEKYVAKTTKSTKEKAATDKKAKVTKKPKTKTTTDVKK, encoded by the coding sequence ATGGTAAAATTACGTTTAAAAAGAATAGGTAAAAAGAAAGCAGCATTCTACCGAATTGTTGCAACAGATGCTCGTGTCAAACGTGATGGAGAATATATTGAGTTAATTGGGACATATAATCCTATTAATGGTTATGTAAAAATTAATTATGATCTTGCTTACAAATGATTACTAACAGGAGCACAACCAACCGATACTGTTCGTAATTTGTTAAGTAAAGAAGGCTTAATGAATAAATTGCATAATGAAAAATATGTTGCTAAAACAACAAAGAGTACAAAAGAAAAGGCAGCAACAGATAAAAAAGCAAAGGTAACAAAGAAACCTAAGACAAAGACAACAACAGATGTCAAAAAATAG